The following proteins are encoded in a genomic region of Deinococcus misasensis DSM 22328:
- a CDS encoding tyrosine-type recombinase/integrase: protein MTFELEVYRGQLEQARHLTNLTDDDKRKKAVRACAEKNFDGLWEIVLGYLTLYAQNKILTSTHTIRSYHTGIRQFVEYATQNAWNLLNPKRDDPQLWVNALLVTPAINPKATKPPRKPKTLSIDTVRSRVAAVRTLYKALRWAGATEADPFQDVRLPKDNTHSLEKNAPYGDEEVEAFLEHADATMKVLIFLLSHGGLRISEALAVEWEDLDESRKRLRVNQGKGRKARTIALSSSLLQALREYRRELGGRPEGQLFTFGTRETAHYHIDKVALQAGVRFRGFHAFRKYAGTRLMEQVKDLSRVANHLGHASVDTTRKYAKPAADDLKDELSGW, encoded by the coding sequence ATGACCTTTGAACTCGAAGTGTACCGGGGCCAACTTGAACAGGCCCGTCACCTCACCAACCTCACCGACGACGACAAACGCAAAAAAGCTGTTCGGGCATGTGCCGAAAAAAACTTTGATGGCCTGTGGGAGATTGTGCTCGGGTACCTGACCCTGTACGCCCAGAACAAGATCCTCACCAGCACCCACACCATCCGCAGTTACCACACCGGCATCCGCCAGTTCGTGGAATACGCCACCCAGAACGCCTGGAATTTGCTGAACCCCAAGCGGGATGATCCACAACTCTGGGTGAATGCGCTTCTGGTGACCCCTGCGATCAACCCCAAAGCCACCAAGCCCCCCAGAAAGCCCAAAACCCTCAGCATCGATACCGTGCGTTCCAGAGTGGCTGCCGTTCGCACCTTGTACAAGGCTTTGCGTTGGGCTGGGGCCACTGAAGCAGATCCTTTTCAGGATGTGCGGCTTCCCAAAGACAACACCCACAGTCTGGAAAAGAATGCCCCTTACGGTGATGAGGAGGTTGAGGCTTTTCTGGAGCATGCAGATGCCACCATGAAAGTTCTGATTTTTCTGCTTTCACACGGAGGTTTGCGGATCAGTGAAGCTCTGGCGGTGGAATGGGAGGACCTTGATGAATCCCGTAAACGCTTACGGGTGAATCAGGGCAAAGGCCGCAAAGCCCGCACCATCGCCCTGTCCTCTTCCCTGCTGCAAGCCTTAAGGGAATACCGCCGGGAACTTGGAGGCAGACCCGAGGGTCAGCTTTTCACATTTGGCACCAGAGAAACCGCCCATTACCACATCGACAAGGTGGCCTTGCAGGCCGGGGTGCGCTTCCGGGGGTTTCACGCTTTCCGCAAGTACGCCGGGACCCGTTTGATGGAACAGGTCAAAGACCTCTCACGGGTGGCCAACCACCTCGGGCATGCTTCGGTGGACACCACCCGCAAATATGCCAAACCGGCCGCCGATGACCTGAAAGATGAACTCTCCGGCTGGTGA